The DNA segment TCCTTCTGGATCAGGAGGCCGTCTGTGCAGGCTATTCCAAAAGCTTTAAGTATCTGCTGGATCAGCTGGATATCCCCAATGCGGTTATTCTCGTACAGGTTATCGAGAATCCGGATGAATACCATGTCGTCAATATGGTGCAGATGGATAAAGCCTGGTATTATCTTGATCCAACCTTCGGCGATATCAAAATTGAAAAAAGCTATGCAAACTACCGCTATGCTTATTTTGGAATGACCAGTGAGGAAATGGAAAACATCTATACACCACAGCAGGAAATCAAAAAAACAACAGCTGTAAAGGACAGCTTCTTCTATCATGAGGGAGCGTATCTCAAGGGCTATGATGAAGATCAGATCACAGCCATTATCGCTTCGAATATCAACAATCCCAATCCCTGTCTGGCAATCAAGTGTAATAGCAGACAGACATATGAGCATGTCAAGCAGCTGCTTCGCTCTCAGCATATCTTCGATCTTTTCGAGAATGCCGGCTACAATCCGCAGGAGTTTGAATATTACAGTCTGGATGAAAATTACTGCTTCTTTCTGAATTACTGGTAAGATAAGAAAAGGAACATGAATTGCCGTATGGCTGAACATGTTCCTTTTTTTACTACAGGATTAAAACAGACGCGTTATATCGTTCCAGGTCGCCAGCACCATAATACCGACGATCATCAGAAGTCCTGCCATCATGATTGCACTCTGCATCCGCTCATTCAGCTTCCGACCGATCAGTGTTTCAATCAGGACGATAAAGATTCTTCCACCATCCAGTATCGGAATCGGCAATAGATTAAAGATACCGACATTGACAGACAGCAGGCCAATCAAGGCAATCGTTGATAACAGACCTGTCTGTGTAATCTGCGCCGTCACCTGATAGATTCCTACCGGGCCGCTCAGGTTGTTCAGACCAACCCCCTGTACGAGCTTGCCTAAGGAGTCGAATATGGTTGTAACGGAGTCTACCATCTTCTGCGTTCCATACGGAATAGATTCCAGCAGTGTGATCTTTTTGATCTCATTTTGCTGCAGGACACCCATGACATACTTGCTTTCATCCTTCACATAGGTTGGAGTAAAATGCAGAGTAACCTCTTTGCCGTCACGCAGTACGGTAAAGGTGGTATCTCCGTTATAATACTGGATAAACTCAACAACATCATTAAAGGTCTTTGGCTCCACAACCTCTTTTCCGTTTTGTACACGGATAATTTCATCACCGGCCTTCATCCCGCCTTTTTGCGCAGCGGAGTTTTCCTGTACGGAAGCAACCAGCGCCTTTCCGGGAATACTGACTGCTCCCTGGTAGGCTGTTATTCCGATAAACAGCACCCATGCCAGCAATACATTCATGATTGCGCCGGCAGCCATGACAACGATCTGCTTCCATGGACGGATGCCGTTCAAGGTTCGTTCATATGGGATATTCAGCTCATCCGCTTCATCGTCATCCTCTTCCCCTGCCATCGCTACAAAGCCGCCGATGGGAAGCGCACGAAGCGACCATGCGGTTTCTCCGACCTGCTTTTGATAAACGACTGGACCCATGCCGATGGAAAATTCCTTGCAATACACACCAAAGCGCTTAGCGGCAATCAGATGTCCCAGCTCATGGACAATGATGATGACACTGAGTATTAGTATAAAATAAATAATATTCAATATATTACTCATTCCACGCCTCCTTTCCATGCCTTGCGCACGAATTCCCGTGCCCAGGCATCACTCTCTATAATTTCATCCAGTGTCGGCTCTGTAATATATGCAGCCTGTTCCACTGCCATCATAATATAACGTTCGATATCCAGAAAACCGATCTTCTCA comes from the Erysipelotrichaceae bacterium 66202529 genome and includes:
- a CDS encoding transglutaminase, translating into MKPYVGILLTSLLLFGCSATQKEAKQDLRDPSVELKQTSIRNSTAIDDDTCYKYQRSLLHENLQDDYDRLYGALLHHEASVLLDCSVPYVMTLFDAVTFDHPELFWSNYEYNYKESEDKKSVTLYPSYAYDKKESAALQKQVDAVASPLLQKAREKQGDYEKVKFLYDWIIDHTDYVNKEENNQNMLSVLLDQEAVCAGYSKSFKYLLDQLDIPNAVILVQVIENPDEYHVVNMVQMDKAWYYLDPTFGDIKIEKSYANYRYAYFGMTSEEMENIYTPQQEIKKTTAVKDSFFYHEGAYLKGYDEDQITAIIASNINNPNPCLAIKCNSRQTYEHVKQLLRSQHIFDLFENAGYNPQEFEYYSLDENYCFFLNYW
- the rseP gene encoding RIP metalloprotease RseP, with product MSNILNIIYFILILSVIIIVHELGHLIAAKRFGVYCKEFSIGMGPVVYQKQVGETAWSLRALPIGGFVAMAGEEDDDEADELNIPYERTLNGIRPWKQIVVMAAGAIMNVLLAWVLFIGITAYQGAVSIPGKALVASVQENSAAQKGGMKAGDEIIRVQNGKEVVEPKTFNDVVEFIQYYNGDTTFTVLRDGKEVTLHFTPTYVKDESKYVMGVLQQNEIKKITLLESIPYGTQKMVDSVTTIFDSLGKLVQGVGLNNLSGPVGIYQVTAQITQTGLLSTIALIGLLSVNVGIFNLLPIPILDGGRIFIVLIETLIGRKLNERMQSAIMMAGLLMIVGIMVLATWNDITRLF